GGCCGGGTCAAAGGTGTCATCATGGCCCTGGGGCAAATCTTTTTCTATCATTGTTCTTTAAAAAAGCTAATAGATATATGTTTTTTTTCAAAATAACTAAAGTATTTTTAAAAATAAATCTATGGAAATAAAAAATACTTTCATATAAAAAAAATTTGGACCAGTTTTTATTTTTAATATAAAAATACATGTAATGGACTCTTATCTGTTAAGAAATAGGGGACAACGGATTGGACCGGGCGGTCGCAGCCTCCTATCTAAGCAGGAGTTGTGTCGATGGATGACGAGATATTTCAAGTGACGCCGACGTTTCATATGGTGGAACTGAAGAAATGTAATGGAGATAGTGTGGGTTTGGCAGAGTGACAAAGATGAGCGAGCCGTTAATGCCTGCTTCACAACAACAGGAAGAAGAAGACGCATTGTAGTTTTTGAGATTTTTTTTGTAATCAAGTTTTGAATTTTGTTAAGTCTGATGGTAAAACGTATATGAGAGTTTTTTATATTTTCGTTTGTGAAAAAGAAAGGTAACAACATCCTGCCATATAATTATAGTTTTGATCTCAATGGCTTGCTCTTACATTATTTATAACAGGGAAGAAGTAACAAGATTTGTCCAAACAACACATACTTAAGCTACAAAGAGAGGTAGAAAGTGAGAAAAAGGCTCAGAATTTAGTGGTGAAAACGAGATCTGTAATAGAGTACAGAGGACTATATGCGATTTTGGTGTTGTCCATTGAAACAACTAGACAGTTACAGACAATAGAGATAGAGACAGACAGTAAGAAAAATCAGGAAGAGCTGTCGGAATTGGAACAGAGATGGTTCCAGAGATAGCGGCCACTAGCCATGTCAACGCATGTCCAAAATCCAGTCTTCATTGCCATTCCCACCTGGTAGCCCAGAAAAAAATGAGAGTCCTGAATAGAGAGAATGAAGATAAGAGGAAAAAAGAAGAGACCTTTGAGAATCTGGAGTCAGAGTCGGAGTCGGCGTCGGCGGGATCAGCGTCGTCGGTGAGAGGGTCGGCGAGGGGATCGTCGTAGGAATTGTTGAGCTTCTTGAGGACAAAGAACCCAGCAAGAGTCGCCGAAAAGAATATGAGGATCAGCCTTAACGGACACATCTCTTTCTTGCTTCTTCCTTCCTCTCTTGGTTTGCTTGAAGGCAATGAGGAGAGAGAAAGAAATAGAAGTTGACAAAGAAGAGAGAGAGAGAGAGAGAGAGAGAGAGAGAGAGAGAGGTGATGAGGAAAGAAAGAAAAAACCAAATAAAAAATGATGGAAAAGGAGGAAAGGAAGAGAAGAAAAATTCAAAGGGTGCTGTTGAAGAAGTGCCAAAGCAGGGGAGATTCCAAAGCAGGTAGGCCACTAACTACCTAAAGTCTAACTCAAGAATTTCAATTTCATATAATAATAACACATTTTAGATGGCTAATCGTCACATCATCACTAGTTATTTTATACTATTGAATGACCACATTATGCTCATTGCTCTCTTAAGTGATTATTATTTTGACAAATAAATTAGAAACCAAAGTGGGTTGTTGATACCTTTCACTAACTTAGTCGAATTTTCATCGAGCCATTCAGTCTGATACTTTGTATTTGATCTGCACTTCAGTTTTAGCCTGTAAAAACACTTAACTACATGACATAAACAGAGATTAAGAGCTACAGCAATAATTACCTCTCCATGAGATTACTAAGGGCAGCCGCATTAGAGGCTCAATAGGGGGTTCACACGCTTCCCAAAAAAAAAAAATTATTAAAATATGTTACAGTCACGACTCTGTCTCGCCACGCCCCTTCTGCATGAACCCGGATCGTTACTGTTTAGCGGGTTCCACGCCACGTGGCGGCCCGCTATTGGTCAATTTTTTTTTTTTTTTTTTTTTTTAAACAAACGAAAAATGAAAAAAAAAATAATAAAAAATTCAAATGATGAACCCCAACCGGGGGTTCATTAATGCGGCTGCTCTAAGTTCCTGGTCTCTTGGCTTCACACCCCATTTGGTGTCAACAAGTAGACATACCCATTTAAGATTCTACCTGCATTGATCAATGTTAAACACATAGGAACCACTGACCTGCTTAGTAAGAAACAAAAGTGAGCACAGAAAATCAGCACTATAAGTTGAAATTATAGTCAAAGGCAGATGCTCACTAGATCTTCCCAAGCTTCCTTAACTTTCATCTTTTTGCAAAGACGAAGCCATAGCCTGGCAAACCAACAAGGCAGACTTTCTAACCAAGACCGAAGAAATTGATGGTCTGAAGTAAATAAGCCCCTTTGTTATTACATGGAAACATAAGCCGTATGTTCAAATCTACAGTATGTTCACATTACACTATAGATTTTACATGAATACAAATCTACAGTTTGTTCAAAATATGGGAGAAGCTTAGCGCCTTGAGCTCAGTGGCTTCCTCGAAACAGCATAAGGAGACTGAAACCCAACGTTTTCGACGTCTCCAACGGTTTTGAACAACCTTCTCTTCCTACCCTCTTCCACCAGCGACCGCTGCAGTGACTTCCTCTGCACGTCTACAAGTGAGCGGTTC
The DNA window shown above is from Brassica oleracea var. oleracea cultivar TO1000 chromosome C3, BOL, whole genome shotgun sequence and carries:
- the LOC106332317 gene encoding uncharacterized protein LOC106332317, with the protein product MCPLRLILIFFSATLAGFFVLKKLNNSYDDPLADPLTDDADPADADSDSDSRFSKVGMAMKTGFWTCVDMASGRYLWNHLCSNSDSSS